The genomic DNA TCGTGATGCCGCTGAACACCAGCAACGCCCCGATCAGGTACAGGACCCAGGCGAAGCTGGCGATCAGGGCCGAGCCGGCCGCGATGAACGCCGCCCGCAGCACGAGCGCGCCGATCACCCCGTAGAGCCGATCACCCCGTAGAACAGCACCCGGTGCTGGTACGTACGGGGCGCCGCGAAGTAGCCGAAGATGATCGCGAAGACAAAGACGTTGTCCACGGCCAGCGACTTCTCGATCACATAGCCGGCGAGGTACTGCGCGCCCAGGTCAGCGCCGTACTGCCACCAGACCACGCCGCCGAAGGCGACACCGAGCGCGACCCAGACGGCCGACCAGGCGGCGGCCTCCTTGACGCCGACCACGTGCGCGTCGCGGTGGCTGAACAGGTCGACCGCGAGCATCGTCAGGATGACGGCCAGCACCGCGGCCCAGGACCAGATGGGGACATCCACTGTGGGGAACCTCCGGAATCGTCGTCAACGATCCGGTCTCCCCCAAGCCCCACGTCACTCGTGGGACCCGCCCGCCGGGCTTGCGCCGTAGTGACGACGGGACGACTTCCGGCGTACTCCCCTTCACCAGTCCACCCCGAGAGGGCTGGGCAGCCGTCAACTCGAGTCAGCTCGAGCGGCGGCCGGCCCTGGCCCCCCGCAGCCGGCGCCGCGACTCCCGGGCCGAGCGCACCAGCACCCGGCGGACGTCCGCCGGCGGGAAGCCGTTCGCCAGCAGCACGGACAGCTGCGCGGCCAGCAGGTGGTCGGGGTCGTCGGTCTGGGCCCGTTCGAGGGCCACCGCGGCGAGCACCCCCTCACCGGCCAGGTAGGCGGCCACGGCGACCAGCACCGCCGCGGGGGCCACGTACCCGTCGGGGGCGCAGCGGGTCAGCTCCGCCCACAGCCGCGCGGCCGCGTCCGCGTCGGCCCGCACCGAGGTGTCCAGTAGGCAGTCGCGGACCCGGAAGTCGGCGATCGCGGCCAGGCACCGCGCCGCCAGCGCGGGAGCGACCGAACCGTCGGGGACGCGGCGGATCGCCGCCCGGACCACGTCGAGGTCGTCCGCCGGGTTGCCGTCCGGCACCCGGTCCAGCTCGGCCCGGACGGCCGCCCGCCGCTCGGGCGGGTCGGCGGCGAGCCGGTCCGCCACCTGCTCGCGGGCCGGCTCCACAGCGAGCCCGAGATACGCCAGCGTGGCCTCGCCGACCGTCGTGCCGGCCTCCGGCAGCGGCCGGCCCCCGGGCGGGCAACAGGTGGGATCGTCGCACAGCAGCGACGTCCAGCGCCCGCTGTGGACCTGCAGGACGTCGAGCAGCCGGACTCCTTCCGCCTCGAGCCGGCTGCCGACGGACCAGGCCGCCGCCTGTTCGCCGACAGCGCCGAACAGGATGAGCGCCGCGGAGTCGCCGCCGGACCGGCGGGTGGCACCGGCCAGCTGGGCCTGCACCCGCGGGGTGAGCCCGCCCAGGTCGCCCCGCTGGATGAGCACCACCTCGTGGCAGACGCCGCCCAGGACCACGACCACGAGGCTGTCGACCGGGACGAAGCCGAGCAGGTAGGGCACCGCGGCGATGAGCTCGCCCGGGCTTCTGACCCACACCCGTTCGGGGGCCAGCCGGACAGCGGTGGAACCGTCATGAGACTGCTTGTCGTAGGTCATGCCGACGAGCCTGCGGGCGGCACCGCCCGGAGCTCCGGCCGTGGATCCGCGCTGTGGACGAACCCGGGCTGTGGACGGCGAGCGTCAGCGAAGGGCGCTCAGCACCCGGTCGACGCCCCAGTCCAGGTCGGCCTCGTCGATGACGAGTGGCGGGGCCAGCCGCAGCGTCGTGTGGTGGGTGTCCTTGACCAGGACCCCCGCCCGGAGGAGCTCCTCGCACCGCGCCCGGGCCTCCCCGGCGCCGGGCAGCAGCTCGATGCCGGCCCACAGCCCCACGCCGCGGACCTCCTTGACCGTGTCCGGGGCCTCGTCGCGCAGCCGGGCCAGCATCCGCGCCCCCAGCTCGGCGGAACGCTGCTGGAACTCCCCCGTTCGCAGCATCGCGATCACCTCGCGGCCCACCGCGGCGGCCAGCGGGTTGCCGCCGAACGTGGAGCCGTGCTCGCCGGGGTGGATCACCCCGACGACTTCTCGGCGTCCGACCACAGCCGACACCGGGAGCACCCCGCCTCCGAGCGCCTTGCCAAGTACGTACAGGTCGGGCTGCACGCCCTCGTGCTCGCAGGCGAAGGTCTTGCCGGTGCGGCCCAGCCCGGACTGGACCTCGTCGGCCACGAGCAGCACGCCGCGCTCGTCGCACTGCTGCCGGGCGGCCGTGAGGTACCCCGCCGGCGGCACGATCACGCCGGCCTCGCCCTGCACCGGCTCGACCAGGAAGGCCACCACGTCGTCGTCGGCCAGCGCCGCCCGCAGCGCCTCCAGGTCGCCGTACGGCACGGTGTCGAACCCGGGCGTGTACGGCCCGAAGTCGTCCCGGGCGGTCGGGTCGGTGGAGAAGGACACGATGGTCGTCGTCCGGCCGTGGAAGTTGCCGGCGCAGGTGACGATCCGGGCCCGGTCCCTCGGGACCCCCTTGACGCGGTACCCCCAGGCGCGGGCGATCTTGATCGCGGTCTCGACCGCCTCGGCGCCGGTGTTCATGGGCAGCACCATGTCGAGGCCGGCCAGGTCGGCCAGCTCCTCACAGAACGGGCCGAGCTGGTCGTGGTAGAACGCCCGGGAGGTGAGGGCCACCCGGTGCAGCTGCGCCTCCAGTGCGGCGATGACCCGGGGGTGCCCGTGCCCGAAGTTCAGTGCGCTGTACGCCGAGAGCATGTCCAGGTAGCGCTTGCCGTTGACGTCGGTGACCCAGGCGCCCTCCGCCTCGGACACGACCACGGCCAGCGGATGGTAGTTGTGGGCGCCGTGCGCCTCCTCCGACGCGATCATCTGCGCAGCACGATCCATGGCCCTCACCCTACGACTGGTTCACACGCCGTTTCCGTAGTCGGCTCCGGCGATTGCGTCGACGACGGCGTCCTCGTCGAAGTCCTCCGAGCCGGGGATGGTGGGGACGAAGCCGACCAGCACGCCGTCGAGCATCACCTGGGCCTCCAGACCGGCCGCGCCATCGGTGTCCCAGATCGCCTCACGGCCGTCCGGCAGGACGACCCGGACGCCGAACCGAAAGGCCGCCGGGCGCGCCACGTGGGCGAACACGTCACGCTCTCGCAGCCGCCCCACCACACGCTCCGCAATCTCCTCCTGCATGCCCGTAGTGTGTCAGGAGGGTCTCAGCCGGCGGGAGTCAGGCCGCTGTCTTCGCGAGCGCGGTGAGCGTGTCCTGGTCGAGGACCCCGCTAGTCGCCAGTCCCGAACCGCACTGGAAGCCGGTCACCAGCCGCTGCAGCTGCTCGACCTGACGCACGGTGTGCTCCTCGTCGATCAGCTGCTGGATGCTGGTGGCCACCTGAGGGGTGGCCGCGCAGGTGATGTCCCGCTTCGGGGCCGGAGCCGGGGCCGGCGGCGCGGCGGTCGGCTTCGGGGCCGTCGACGCGGCTGTCGGCACGACCGGCGGCTGGGTCGGCGTCGCCGCGACCGGCTGGGGGCTCGGCGTGGCGCTCCTGACCGGGGCGGCCGCCGCCTTGCTGGCGGCCGTCTTCGTCGCGGCCGGTCGGGGCGCGGTCGTCGTGGTCGTCGTCTTGGTCGTCGTCTTGGCCGCGGTGCTCGCGGTGCTGCCGGCCGACCACGGCCGCCGGAACACCTCGGCCACCCACAGCACGCCGTCCTTGGCGACCACGGCGATGCCGATCTCGGTGAACCGGGCCGACAAGATGTTGGCCCGGTGTGCCGGGCTGTTCATGAAGGCCTGGTGAAGGGTCACCAGGTCCGGCCCGTAGCCCACGTTCTCGCCTGCCCACGCGTAGTTCTTCACATCCGTGGCCAGGTTCGGGTTGTGGTACAGCCGGTTCGAGGCGGCCATCCGCTGCGCCTGCCCCAGCGCGACCGCGACCAGGTCGGCCCGGACGGCGTACGGCGCCAGCCCGGCGGCCCGGCGGGAGGCGTTCACCGAGGCGACCATCGTGTCCCCGGGTGCCGCCTGCGCGGACGGGACTGCGACCAACGAGCCGAGCAGGGCGATCGCCAGGGCCAG from Actinomycetes bacterium includes the following:
- the rocD gene encoding ornithine--oxo-acid transaminase; translated protein: MDRAAQMIASEEAHGAHNYHPLAVVVSEAEGAWVTDVNGKRYLDMLSAYSALNFGHGHPRVIAALEAQLHRVALTSRAFYHDQLGPFCEELADLAGLDMVLPMNTGAEAVETAIKIARAWGYRVKGVPRDRARIVTCAGNFHGRTTTIVSFSTDPTARDDFGPYTPGFDTVPYGDLEALRAALADDDVVAFLVEPVQGEAGVIVPPAGYLTAARQQCDERGVLLVADEVQSGLGRTGKTFACEHEGVQPDLYVLGKALGGGVLPVSAVVGRREVVGVIHPGEHGSTFGGNPLAAAVGREVIAMLRTGEFQQRSAELGARMLARLRDEAPDTVKEVRGVGLWAGIELLPGAGEARARCEELLRAGVLVKDTHHTTLRLAPPLVIDEADLDWGVDRVLSALR
- a CDS encoding DUF4192 domain-containing protein, translated to MTYDKQSHDGSTAVRLAPERVWVRSPGELIAAVPYLLGFVPVDSLVVVVLGGVCHEVVLIQRGDLGGLTPRVQAQLAGATRRSGGDSAALILFGAVGEQAAAWSVGSRLEAEGVRLLDVLQVHSGRWTSLLCDDPTCCPPGGRPLPEAGTTVGEATLAYLGLAVEPAREQVADRLAADPPERRAAVRAELDRVPDGNPADDLDVVRAAIRRVPDGSVAPALAARCLAAIADFRVRDCLLDTSVRADADAAARLWAELTRCAPDGYVAPAAVLVAVAAYLAGEGVLAAVALERAQTDDPDHLLAAQLSVLLANGFPPADVRRVLVRSARESRRRLRGARAGRRSS
- a CDS encoding CAP domain-containing protein, giving the protein MSRSRLGTVVLALAIALLGSLVAVPSAQAAPGDTMVASVNASRRAAGLAPYAVRADLVAVALGQAQRMAASNRLYHNPNLATDVKNYAWAGENVGYGPDLVTLHQAFMNSPAHRANILSARFTEIGIAVVAKDGVLWVAEVFRRPWSAGSTASTAAKTTTKTTTTTTAPRPAATKTAASKAAAAPVRSATPSPQPVAATPTQPPVVPTAASTAPKPTAAPPAPAPAPKRDITCAATPQVATSIQQLIDEEHTVRQVEQLQRLVTGFQCGSGLATSGVLDQDTLTALAKTAA